The sequence GGCTGTGATTGTTGTTGGTTATAATTTGGTCTGGTTTGTTGCTGTTGTTGTGGTCTGTAATTATAATTGGGTCTTTGCTGGCTATTAGGATTTCTCATACCAGATTGATTTCTGAAACCTCCGTTTGTAGTTCCTTGTCTAAATCCACCATTGGTTGTCCCTTGTCTGAAACCTCCGTTATTATTTCTAAATCCTTGCTGACCTTGGCCATTTCTCATGCCAGAACCATTGTTTCCATTTCTGAAACCAGAAGTGTTTCCGTTATATTTATTGACTCCGGGAGCATTTGTAAATCCTCTACCATTTGCTCCACTTCTTCTGTAAGATGGTCTGTAATAATTACCTCCCCAATAACCTGCACCATCGTACCAGCCTCCGTAACCATATCCGCCCCAATAAGGGTTATATCCCCAGTAAGGTGAGTTCCATCCCATACCCCAATAAGAATTGTATCCGCCCCAGCCCCAAGAGTTTCCCCAGCCGAAAGACATTCCCATGCCCCAGCCAGATCCCATTCCCCAGTAAGGACTGTAGCCTCCCCATCCCCAAGGTGAGCCCCAACCCATTCCCATACCCCAACCCCAAGAGTTGTCGTATACGTTGGTCTGGCTTCCTGCGAAACTACCCCAATCAGAATCTGTTGCATTGCCGTAATTGGCATCACTCCATTCATTATATCTGTTGTTGTATTCCTGGGAATTGATTTGAGAATTTTCTACAATACTAGATTGCGGGGAATAATCATAATAATCTCCTACTTGGTTTCCCTGATCACCATTGATGATGACACCTTCTGGAAGAGTATCTTTGTTTGGATCATAATATACTCCGTCTGTCTCACTGTAACCTCCAACTTGAGCACCACAAGACATTAATAGCAAGCCACTTGATATAGCCAAAATCCCTTTAGATTTCAGCATGCCAAGTAAATTTTTATGTATATTTCTTTTCATGATAATGTAAAAATTTTTAATTTAAATTATATTTGCAATCTGTACCAAAAATATACCAAATTATTGGTTACAAATATCTATCAAAAATAGATTTTTATTTTTAGATTACAATAATAGAGAAAAGTTAAAAATATTAAAATAAAATTAATGGCAAAATTAACCTCAAGAAGCGAAGATTATAGCAAATGGTATAATGAATTGGTTGTAAAAGCAGATTTAGCTGAAAACTCCGGCGTGCGAGGATCTATGGTTATCAAACCATACGGATATGCAATCTGGGAAAAAATGCGTGACGAAATGGATAAAAGATTCAAAGAGACAGGTCACGTTAACGCTTACTTCCCCTTATTCGTTCCCAAAAGTTTATTTGAGGCTGAAGAAAAAAATGCTGAAGGTTTTGCCAAAGAATGTGCAATTGTAACTCATTACCGTCTAAAAAATGATCCTGATAATCCAGGGAAATTAATGGTAGATCCTGATGCAAAATTAGAAGAAGAATTAATTGTTCGTCCTACTTCTGAAGCAATCATCTGGAATACCTATAAAGGTTGGATTCAATCTTACAGAGATTTGCCAATTTTAATTAATCAATGGGCAAATGTTGTTCGTTGGGAAATGAGAACCCGTTTATTTTTAAGAACTTCTGAGTTTTTGTGGCAGGAAGGTCACACTGCTCACGCTACAAAAGATGAAGCTTTAGAAGAGGCAGTGAAAATGAATAATGTGTATTCAGATTTTGCTGAAAAATTCATGGCAATGCCGGTTGTAATGGGTGTAAAAACTCCTTCTGAAAGATTTGCAGGAGCTGATGACACGTATTGTATCGAAGCATTGATGCAGGACGGGAAAGCACTTCAGGCTGGAACATCTCACTTCTTAGGACAGAATTTCGCAAAAGCATTCGATGTGAAATTCACCAACAAAGAAGGAAAAATAGAACATGCTTGGGCAACATCTTGGGGAACTTCAACCCGTTTGATGGGTGCTTTGATTATGACGCATTCTGATGATTTCGGATTGGTTTTACCTCCGACTTTGGCGCCGATTCAAGTTGTGATTGTACCTATTTTTAAAGGTGAAGAGCAGTTGAATCAAATCAGCGAAGTCGCTTTAGAAATCCAAAATAAATTAAAATTAAAAGGAATTTCTGTAAAATTTGATGATGATACTCAAAACAAACCGGGATGGAAATTTGCTGAGTACGAACTGAAAGGTGTGCCTTTGAGAATCGCAATGGGTCAAAGAGATTTAGAAAATAAATCTGTTGAGATTGCAAGAAGAGATACTCTTACGAAAGAAACTCGTCCGTTGGAAGGTTTAGATTCTTATATTGAAGATTTACTGAAAACTATCCAACAAGATATGTACACTAAGGCTTTCGATTTCAGAAAAGACAACATTACAAAAGTTGACTCTTATGAAGAATTTAAAAAAGTTTTAGAAGAAAAAGGGGGGTTCATCTATGCACATTGGGACGGAACTGATGAGGAAGAAGCACAAATAAAAGAAGAAACCAAGGCGACAATACGTTGTATTCCTTTGGATGATGATATTGAAGAAGGTATTTCTATGATTTCCGGAAAACCATCTAAGAGACGTGTTTTATACGCAAAAGCATACTAAAATTCAACAACTTATAATTAACAAATCTTTAAAAATTCATGCAATTTTTAAAGATTTTTTTTAAAGTAACAATTTGGTTAGATTTTTGTTTAATTTTATAACACATTAATATAAAATAACACATTTATGTCATTAAACATTATCGATTTAATTAAAGGACAGCTTGGTTCTGCATTAGTAACGCAAGCTGCATCGCAATTGGGCGAAAGTGAGTCAGGAATTTCAAAAGCTATAGGAGGATTGCTTCCCGCAGTGGTAGGAGGATTGGCAAACAATTCATCTAATCCGGCTGTTTTAGATGTAATTACCGGTGCTCCTTCTCAAGGAGTTCTAGGAAATCTTTTAGGATTGGCTTCAGAAAATACTTGGGTACAAAGTTTGTTAGCATCAATTTTTGGTGATAAACTGAGCGGTTTGGTTAATTCTATTTCAACCTATGCAGGAATCAGTAATAATTCATCCGCTTCTTTACTAAATTTAGTAACCGGAGCCACTGTAGGTTCTGTAGGAAAGTATGCAGCTGATAATAACCTTGACCAATCAGGAATTTCAGGTTTATTGAATGATCAGAAAGGTATTGTTTCATCATTATTGCCAGCAGGTCTATCTTTAGCATCATTAAATGTTGGAGATTGGGCAAAAGGCTACAAGTTTGATAATGATAACGACACCATCAAAACTACACCGACTACTCCTCTTCCAAATCCTACTCCGCATGAAGAGAAAAAGATTGAGGTTACAAAAAGTGTAGCTGATGGCGGAACTTTCCCGGATAGATCTACAACTTCAGATGGCGGATCAATCTGGAAATGGCTTTTACCTTTATTATTATTAATTGCCGCCGGATATTTTCTTTGGAAGCAATGTGAGAAAAAAGAAACCACTACAACAACAGCGGTTGCTGGCGATAGTTTAAATACAACAAACGATAGTGCTTCAATGCAAAATGATACTGCAACGACCATGACAACTACCAGAGTGGATGAAAACATCGATTTAAACGGAACTTCATTGAAAGGTTACAAAGGAGGAATGGAAGATCAGATGATTACTTTCTTGAAGTCAGACGCTTATAAAAATGCAGCAAACGATGATGCTTTAAAAACCAAATGGTATGATTTTGATCATGTAAACTTCAAAATCGGAAGTGCAAATACTTTGGAAGCTGGTTCTGAAGGACAGTTACAAAACTTGGTAGCAATTTTAAAAGCTTATCCGGATGCTAAAATTAAAATTGGAGGTTATACAGATAAAACTGGTGACGAAGCAAAAAATAAAAAGCTTTCTGCAGACAGAGCCAATTATATTAAAGATTGGTTAGGAAAACAAGGTGTAGGAGCACAAGTGATTGCAGCAGACGGTTACGGAAGCGAGTTCGCAAAAGTAGACGCAGCAGCTTCTAACGAAGAAAGAGCTGTTGACAGAAAAATGTCTGTCAGATTCGCAAAATAAACTTATATCTAAATTAAAATTGAATCCCGAAAGAATATTTTTCGGGATTTTTTATGTGAACTTCTTTTCTATTTCAATTATTTAATTAAATTTGTTAGTCATTTCTAACAATGATGAAATTCGATATGAAAAACGCTTGGCGAAAAGATAAAACATCACACTCATTACCAGAGGTATTTTCCTCAATTTCTATACCTAAAGGTTCAGGTTTTTGGCGGAAATATTTAGCATTTGCGGGGCCAGGTTTAATGGTTGCCGTTGGTTACATGGATCCTGGAAACTGGGCAACCGATATTGCTGGTGGATCGCAGTTTGGCTACACTTTACTTTCTGTTGTTTTAATTTCGAATATTTTTGCGATGGTTTTACAGCATTTATCGGTAAAATTGGGTGTAGTTGCAGAAAGAGATCTTGCTCAGGCTTGTAGAGATCACTTCAAACCAACTACTAATTTTATTCTTTGGGTATTTTGTGAAATTGCCATTGCCGCGTGCGATTTGGCAGAAGTCATCGGTTCTGCGATTGCCTTGAATTTACTTTTTGGAATTCCTCTGACGTGGGGAATTGTGATTACCACAATTGATGTTTTAATTATTTTAATGCTTCAGGCAAAAGGTTTCCGATGGATAGAAAGTATCGTTGCAGGATTAATGTTTATTATTTTGGTTTGTTTTGGATATGAAATTATTATTTCTAAACCTGAAATCAATGCTATTTTAGGTGGATTAATTCCTCAAAAAGAAATCATTACCAATCCCGCAATGCTTTATATTGGTATCGGAATTTTAGGAGCTACCGTGATGCCGCACAATTTATATCTTCACAGTAGCATCGTTCAGACCAGAGATTATACTCGAGACAAAGAAGGAAAAAAAGAAGCAATAAAATTCGCCACCTTAGACAGCACAGTTTCCTTGTTATTAGCATTTTTTATTAATGCCGCTATTTTAATTTTGGCCGCAGCAACTTTTCATACGACAGGAAACGAACACATTGCAGATATTCATGATGCGTACAAGATGTTGACCCCAATTTTGGGAGCATCGATGGCAAGTATTGCTTTTGCAATTGCACTTTTAGCTTCAGGACAAAATTCTACCTTGACAGGAACACTTGCCGGACAAATTGTAATGGAAGGTTTCTTAAATATCAGATTAAAACCTTGGCTTAGAAGACTTATTACCCGATTAATTGCCGTAATTCCGGCATTGATTGTAACCATTATTTATGGTGAAAAGGGAACAACAGACCTGCTGGTTTTGAGCCAAGTGATCTTATCGATGCAGCTGAGCTTTGCCGTAGTTCCGCTTGTTATGTTTACCAGTGATAAAGGAAAAATGGGTGATTTTGTGAATAAACCGTTTCTAAAAATCTGCGTTTGGATTATTACTGCTGTTATTATTATTTTGAATTTATATCTTTTGTACCAAACGTTTTTCGGGGAATAATTTAACTTATTGGTAAATTACCACATTATCTTTTTTCAACTGATAACCCGTCTTTTTATAAGGAGCCAAAATATATTTACCATTCTTCCAGACTTTCCCTTTTCCAAGTTTTGTTAAGATTAAACTTCCGGTATTTTGTTCAGGAAGGAAAACCTCAGCTTTTTTCATGTCTTTGCTGAAAATTATGGCGGTCATTGAAGTTGAGCTTCCTTTTGGTTTTACTTCGGTGAGTTTAATTTTCTGTTCAAAAACTCTTACACAATCTTTTTTCACTTGTGAATACGTGTAGCCGGCAGAGCCTTTACAGCCATGAACATCCTTATCACCTCCAACTTTTTGGGCAAATGCAAAAGAGCACAATAACATTGCACTGAATAAAATTGATTTTTTCATAATTAAATATAAGTTTTTAAGTTTATCTAAGATATAAAAAAGCCACTCTTTCGAATGGCTTTATATAGAATTTATTTTGTCCAATTGATTTTTGAATGTTTTACATCCTCAGAATTGGTTCCGATCATGATATCAAATTCTCCGGATTCCCAATCATACTTTAAATCTCCGTTATAGAATTTAAGATTTTCCGGAGTGATGTCAAAAGTTACTTTTTTAGATTCTCCTTTTTTCAGCATTACTTTTTGGAAACCTTTCAACTCTTTTACAGGTCTTGTGATGGTTCCTACTAAATCTCTTATGTATAACTGAACTACTTCTGCTCCATCATAATTTCCAGAATTGGTCACAGTAACTGAAGCCTGAACCGTTTGATTTCCTTTTGGATTAGCATTAGAAACCGTCACGTCAGAATAGTCGAATTTGGTATAACTCAAACCGTATCCAAACGGATACAACGGTGTATTACACTCATCCATATAATTTGAACGAAATCTCTGGTACTCGCATTTATCAACTAATTTCTGATCTAATGGACGGCCTGTATTTTTAGCGTTGTAATAAATAGGAACTTGTCCAAGACTTCTCGGGAAGGTCATCGGCAATTTTCCTGAAGGATTTACTTTTCCAAACAAAACATCTGCGATCGCATTTCCAGCTTCTGAACCTGCGAACCAAGTATTCAAAATAGCATCAGGAGCATCTTTTACATTGGTTAGTGCCAAAGGACGACCTGTGAAAAGCACGACTGCGATTGGCTTTCCTGTCTTTTTCAATTCATTTAATAAATCAACCTGAGACTGAGGGATGGTGATTTCTGTTCTTGAAGAAGATTCTCCACTCATTTCCGCAGATTCCCCGATGGCTAAAACAATTACATCCGCTTTACTTGCAACATCAACAGCTTCTTTCAATAAAGCTTCTTTTGAACGGTTGTCTCTGTCGGTTTTTTTACCGTGAGCAGCATAAATATCTTCTAATTTAGCATCATAATCAATGTTCGCCCCTTTTGCAGAAAGGAATTTTACATCTTTCCCATAATTAGCCTGAAGACCCTGCATCAGATTGATTGCATTAGCATGTTTTGAAGCAACGCTCCAGGTTCCTGGCATATTCATAGAATTGTTCACCAATGGACCGATTACTGCAACTGTTCCTGATTTTTTCAGAGGTAAAACCTTGTTTTCATTTTTCATTAAAACCATCGACTGAGCAGCAGCACTTCTTGCAATATTACGGTTTTCCATGTTGTAAACCTCTTTTGCAGCTAATTTAACATCTCCGTGTTTGTAAGGATTATCGAATAATCCTAAATCATATTTCGCTTCCAGAATTCTTTTTGCAGCTAAATCAATTTCAGCCTGTGTAACTTTTCCTTCAGATAAAGATTTTTTTAATGTGGTTAAAAAACCTTCTCCAACCATATCCATATCAACTCCAGCTTTCAAAGCCAAAGCCGAAACCTGCTGAAGATCTCCCATTCCGTGGTCGACCATTTCGTTGATTCCGGTGTAATCTGTTACCACAAAACCTTTGAATTTCCACTGATTTCTCAGCACTTCAGTCTGCAGCCATCTGTTACCGGTTGCCGGAACTCCGTCAACTTCATTGAAAGAAGCCATTACAGAAGCTACACCTGCATCAACAGCTGCTTTATAGGGTGGGAAATATTCGTTAAACATTCTCACATGACTCATATCCACGGTATTGTAATCTCTACCGGCTTCACCAGCTCCGTACAATGCAAAGTGTTTTACACACGCTAAAATATTAGTTCCATTTGCTAAATCTTTTCCTTGGTAACCATAGACCATATTTTTAGAAATTTCACTTCCTAAGTATGGGTCTTCTCCAGAACCCTCGGAAACTCTTCCCCATCTTGGTTCGCGTGAAATGTCGACCATTGGCGAGAACGTCCAGTTGATCCCGTCTGCTGCAGCTTCTCTTGCGGCCACTCTTGCAGATTGCTGAACCAGATTCATGTCCCATGAAGCGGCTAATCCTAACGGAATCGGGAACGTTGTTTCATATCCATGAATAACATCCATTCCGAAAATCAAAGGAATTTTCAAACGGCTGTTTTCTACCGCAACTTTCTGAACGGCTTTAATTTTTTCAGCACCTTTTATATTGAAAAGCCCACCGACTAGTCCCTGCTCTACTTTTTTTCCAATGTCTGAACTTTTAGCCAAACCAGTTGTAAAATCGCCTGAACTTGGTAAATTCAGCTGTCCGATTTTTTCGTCTAAGGTCATTTTAGCCAAAAGCGCATCAACAAACGCTTTTTTCTTTGCGTGATACTGGGCAGTCTGATAAGATTGAACGGGCTTCGTGACCATTTCCTGTGCCGAAAACATCGGCGCAAGTGCCATTGTGGCGATTACAATTAACTTTTTCATATATCTATCTTCTTAAATTATATTTTTCTTTTTGTTTTAATTTTGTTAAACGCTAAGGTGCTAATTTGTCTGACAAATTTCGTTTTTTTAAGGCGCAAGGCGTTTCACTTATTTTAAATTTTTGGTCATTCCACAAACGACAAATTACTATTTTAGACATATACTTCTCGGGTATATTCCATCATATTTTCAAAAACAATCTTGTTTATAACTTCTTTCTTAATTATTCCATTCTCATTATTTCTTCTCCAGAAATCACAAATAATTTCTATTTCTTCAGAGATTAAAAAATATTCAAATTGCGCTTTTTTAAATTCCTGTAATTCTAAATAATTAAAAGTTCTCTTTTGTTTAAAGTTTCCTTTTATAATTTCTAAATATTCAAATATTCCATCTTCGAGTTCTCTATCAAATTCGCCTCTGAAATCGTCAATTCTTATTAATCCCGAATACCATTCAAATTTATTTTCAGGAAATATTTCATCTCGTAATGCCTTCAAATTAAAATCTATGTCTGCCAACACATCAAATTTGTTAATATATAACTCATTATTTTTAACTTCAAATTCAGCAATATACCCCCTCCAAAGTGCTGTACACGAAACAGTGAATTCAGGTCGCTTTTCCGGAAATTCCCGAAAATACTCTTCAATCAATTCCCTATTTAAATAGAATTCCTGATTTTCATAAATTAATTTATCCTGTATTTGTTGGGTCATTTATGGAACAATTTGACTGAATAATTTCTTTTAAGCTATTTCTCTTTTCTTTTACTCAACATCCATTCGTAAAGCGAAGGATTTGAATAGGTCGAATCCCATGAATTGTGATTCTCATTTGGGAAAATCGTCAGTTCTGCTGAGGGGTTTATGGGATGAAGCTTTTGATAAAAATTAAATGCATTTTCAGGTAAAACGACATCGTCCATTCCGCCGTGGAAAATCTTCATGTTGAGATTTTTGTACTGATGGATGTTGGCATACATCACTCTGTCGGTCGGTGCACATACTGAAACGACTGCTGCAAACATTTCGGGATGTTCCATTGCTAATTTTAACGTTCCCCAGCCACCCATCGAAAGTCCGGTAAGATAAATTCTTGAGTCGTCAATTTTATATTTTGCCTGAATTTCTTTGATTAAATGATATACCGTAACGGTGTCCCACCACATATTTTCAGGGCATTGCGGCGCTAAAATAGCAACCGGTTCTTTGATTAAATTTTTATAGGTAAAAGGACTGTGTGCTTTTACTTTTTCGAGGTCATTCCCTCGTTCACCTGAACCATGCAGAAAAACAACCAACGGAACTTTTCCTTTTACATTTTCGGGATAATCGAGAATGTAGGATATTTTTTCTGTTCGTTTTGCGTCTTTGCTGAAAGTCGTCTTGACTTCCTGAGCGTGTAAGCTTAAAGAAAACGGAAGAAGCAGAAGTGGTAAATATTTTAATTTAAAATTCATATTTCTTTAGGTTTGGCTAAAGCCGTTTGATTTTATTTTTTTTTATATAAACGGACTAAAGTCCGTTCCTATTGATAACAATTTATTTTGAAGAATTTTAATTAGCCCCGATAGAAGCGACATCCTTTTTTATTGCAGACGCAGCGAAGCGGAGACTGTAACAAAAAAGATACAGCGGATAGCGGGATTAAGCTCCTAAAAAAACTATTTAATATGATACTTTTCTGATTTGAAACTCAATTTCTTTAATCCTTGCTGTATTTCCGGGGCATTCATAAACAATTTCCATAAAAACCCGGTGCGGTAATTTTCAATCATCGGAGCAATTGTTCCCTGATCGATCGCCAAATATCGTGGGGTCGTCCAATTGTCATAATGAATAGAAGTAGCATCGTAAGGACCTGCAGAACCTATGAATTCTGGTTTTTGTGTATAAATAAATTTCAGAAAATCCATCGATTCTTTTGGGGTGTATGGAAAACTACTCAAAGCGGCGGTTGGCGTAATTACCCCATGATCATTTTGTGGAAAATGTGCATCGTAGCCTGTTTTACCATCTTTATTTCTTGAATAACTTGCAGTCAACCCCCAATAGTTCTCGCTATAGCCTTTCCAGTTTTTTGGATTTTCTACACAATATTTGTAGTCAATAAGTACCTGATTTTTGTTTAAATCGAAGTAATTTTTGATAAGTTTATCTGATAAATTCGTAGGATCTAAACCGATGTAAGAATAATGTGCCCAAAATAAGGGACCTCCATATTCTTCGGCTCCGTTGTGCTTTACATACATCGGAAGCCCGTATTTTTCTTTGTCTGAAAGGTAAGTTCCGTTTCTCGTCCAGCCTTTGTAATAGGTTTCGGCATCGATGGAATACGTGGGAGACGAAGCTGCCAGAATGTAGGTAATCAAACATTCATTGTAACCTTGAAGCGGAAAATTCATTTCCCATTGGTAGTCGGGTGACCAATGCCAATACAGAACTTTTTCGCCGCCTTTGGTGTACCAATTCCACTGAATTCCTTTCCAAAGTTCGTCACATTTTTTTGCCAATGCTTTTTCTTCGGCATTTCCGTTTTTGAAGTATTCACGAACCTGAATAATTCCTGTCGTCAGGAAAGCGGTTTCTACTAAATCTCCGCCGTTATCCTTCTTTCCGAATGGAACAGTTTTTCCGGTTTCTCCGTTGATCCAATGTGACCAAGCACCTTTGTGACGGTCTGCTTTTCCAAGGAAATCCATCATGACATTCAGCCTTTTCAAAGCATCTTTCCGTGAAATGAAGCCTCTTTCCACACCCACTAAAATAGTTGCTAACCCAAATCCTGAGCCGCCTGTTGTAATAACATGTTTATCGTTATCAGGATAAATATCGTCTTCGTGATAACGTTCTCTACCCAACATGGAATTGGGTTCTGCATAATCCCAGAAGTATTTTAAAGCATCTTTCTGAACTTTATCCATCAGCTGCTCATCTGAAATATTGCTCTTAACAGATTTGTTTTGAGAAGTATTTTGAGTGGTTGGCGAAGCTGTAGTACAATTAAAAACTAATGCTGAAACAGACAAAATTGATATTATACTTAATTTCATATAAATTTCAATTTAAAGATAAAAAATTGGTTAAAAAAATAACCAAAGTTAAACTTTGGTTATTTTTATTTATAAAAACTCTTAGTAACCAGGATTCTGAACGAATAGTCCGGTACTAGAATTCATTGCA comes from Chryseobacterium sp. 3008163 and encodes:
- a CDS encoding prolyl oligopeptidase family serine peptidase → MNFKLKYLPLLLLPFSLSLHAQEVKTTFSKDAKRTEKISYILDYPENVKGKVPLVVFLHGSGERGNDLEKVKAHSPFTYKNLIKEPVAILAPQCPENMWWDTVTVYHLIKEIQAKYKIDDSRIYLTGLSMGGWGTLKLAMEHPEMFAAVVSVCAPTDRVMYANIHQYKNLNMKIFHGGMDDVVLPENAFNFYQKLHPINPSAELTIFPNENHNSWDSTYSNPSLYEWMLSKRKEK
- a CDS encoding Nramp family divalent metal transporter, whose amino-acid sequence is MKFDMKNAWRKDKTSHSLPEVFSSISIPKGSGFWRKYLAFAGPGLMVAVGYMDPGNWATDIAGGSQFGYTLLSVVLISNIFAMVLQHLSVKLGVVAERDLAQACRDHFKPTTNFILWVFCEIAIAACDLAEVIGSAIALNLLFGIPLTWGIVITTIDVLIILMLQAKGFRWIESIVAGLMFIILVCFGYEIIISKPEINAILGGLIPQKEIITNPAMLYIGIGILGATVMPHNLYLHSSIVQTRDYTRDKEGKKEAIKFATLDSTVSLLLAFFINAAILILAAATFHTTGNEHIADIHDAYKMLTPILGASMASIAFAIALLASGQNSTLTGTLAGQIVMEGFLNIRLKPWLRRLITRLIAVIPALIVTIIYGEKGTTDLLVLSQVILSMQLSFAVVPLVMFTSDKGKMGDFVNKPFLKICVWIITAVIIILNLYLLYQTFFGE
- the proS gene encoding proline--tRNA ligase, encoding MAKLTSRSEDYSKWYNELVVKADLAENSGVRGSMVIKPYGYAIWEKMRDEMDKRFKETGHVNAYFPLFVPKSLFEAEEKNAEGFAKECAIVTHYRLKNDPDNPGKLMVDPDAKLEEELIVRPTSEAIIWNTYKGWIQSYRDLPILINQWANVVRWEMRTRLFLRTSEFLWQEGHTAHATKDEALEEAVKMNNVYSDFAEKFMAMPVVMGVKTPSERFAGADDTYCIEALMQDGKALQAGTSHFLGQNFAKAFDVKFTNKEGKIEHAWATSWGTSTRLMGALIMTHSDDFGLVLPPTLAPIQVVIVPIFKGEEQLNQISEVALEIQNKLKLKGISVKFDDDTQNKPGWKFAEYELKGVPLRIAMGQRDLENKSVEIARRDTLTKETRPLEGLDSYIEDLLKTIQQDMYTKAFDFRKDNITKVDSYEEFKKVLEEKGGFIYAHWDGTDEEEAQIKEETKATIRCIPLDDDIEEGISMISGKPSKRRVLYAKAY
- a CDS encoding OmpA family protein, which codes for MSLNIIDLIKGQLGSALVTQAASQLGESESGISKAIGGLLPAVVGGLANNSSNPAVLDVITGAPSQGVLGNLLGLASENTWVQSLLASIFGDKLSGLVNSISTYAGISNNSSASLLNLVTGATVGSVGKYAADNNLDQSGISGLLNDQKGIVSSLLPAGLSLASLNVGDWAKGYKFDNDNDTIKTTPTTPLPNPTPHEEKKIEVTKSVADGGTFPDRSTTSDGGSIWKWLLPLLLLIAAGYFLWKQCEKKETTTTTAVAGDSLNTTNDSASMQNDTATTMTTTRVDENIDLNGTSLKGYKGGMEDQMITFLKSDAYKNAANDDALKTKWYDFDHVNFKIGSANTLEAGSEGQLQNLVAILKAYPDAKIKIGGYTDKTGDEAKNKKLSADRANYIKDWLGKQGVGAQVIAADGYGSEFAKVDAAASNEERAVDRKMSVRFAK
- a CDS encoding glucoamylase family protein — encoded protein: MKLSIISILSVSALVFNCTTASPTTQNTSQNKSVKSNISDEQLMDKVQKDALKYFWDYAEPNSMLGRERYHEDDIYPDNDKHVITTGGSGFGLATILVGVERGFISRKDALKRLNVMMDFLGKADRHKGAWSHWINGETGKTVPFGKKDNGGDLVETAFLTTGIIQVREYFKNGNAEEKALAKKCDELWKGIQWNWYTKGGEKVLYWHWSPDYQWEMNFPLQGYNECLITYILAASSPTYSIDAETYYKGWTRNGTYLSDKEKYGLPMYVKHNGAEEYGGPLFWAHYSYIGLDPTNLSDKLIKNYFDLNKNQVLIDYKYCVENPKNWKGYSENYWGLTASYSRNKDGKTGYDAHFPQNDHGVITPTAALSSFPYTPKESMDFLKFIYTQKPEFIGSAGPYDATSIHYDNWTTPRYLAIDQGTIAPMIENYRTGFLWKLFMNAPEIQQGLKKLSFKSEKYHIK
- a CDS encoding prolyl-tRNA synthetase, producing MKRNIHKNLLGMLKSKGILAISSGLLLMSCGAQVGGYSETDGVYYDPNKDTLPEGVIINGDQGNQVGDYYDYSPQSSIVENSQINSQEYNNRYNEWSDANYGNATDSDWGSFAGSQTNVYDNSWGWGMGMGWGSPWGWGGYSPYWGMGSGWGMGMSFGWGNSWGWGGYNSYWGMGWNSPYWGYNPYWGGYGYGGWYDGAGYWGGNYYRPSYRRSGANGRGFTNAPGVNKYNGNTSGFRNGNNGSGMRNGQGQQGFRNNNGGFRQGTTNGGFRQGTTNGGFRNQSGMRNPNSQQRPNYNYRPQQQQQTRPNYNQQQSQPRSNDNGGFRSGGSNSGSSSGGGFRSGGSSGGGGMRSGGGGGGFRSGGR
- the bglX gene encoding beta-glucosidase BglX, with protein sequence MKKLIVIATMALAPMFSAQEMVTKPVQSYQTAQYHAKKKAFVDALLAKMTLDEKIGQLNLPSSGDFTTGLAKSSDIGKKVEQGLVGGLFNIKGAEKIKAVQKVAVENSRLKIPLIFGMDVIHGYETTFPIPLGLAASWDMNLVQQSARVAAREAAADGINWTFSPMVDISREPRWGRVSEGSGEDPYLGSEISKNMVYGYQGKDLANGTNILACVKHFALYGAGEAGRDYNTVDMSHVRMFNEYFPPYKAAVDAGVASVMASFNEVDGVPATGNRWLQTEVLRNQWKFKGFVVTDYTGINEMVDHGMGDLQQVSALALKAGVDMDMVGEGFLTTLKKSLSEGKVTQAEIDLAAKRILEAKYDLGLFDNPYKHGDVKLAAKEVYNMENRNIARSAAAQSMVLMKNENKVLPLKKSGTVAVIGPLVNNSMNMPGTWSVASKHANAINLMQGLQANYGKDVKFLSAKGANIDYDAKLEDIYAAHGKKTDRDNRSKEALLKEAVDVASKADVIVLAIGESAEMSGESSSRTEITIPQSQVDLLNELKKTGKPIAVVLFTGRPLALTNVKDAPDAILNTWFAGSEAGNAIADVLFGKVNPSGKLPMTFPRSLGQVPIYYNAKNTGRPLDQKLVDKCEYQRFRSNYMDECNTPLYPFGYGLSYTKFDYSDVTVSNANPKGNQTVQASVTVTNSGNYDGAEVVQLYIRDLVGTITRPVKELKGFQKVMLKKGESKKVTFDITPENLKFYNGDLKYDWESGEFDIMIGTNSEDVKHSKINWTK